One part of the Gemmatimonadota bacterium genome encodes these proteins:
- a CDS encoding histone deacetylase family protein, producing the protein MSYLTAFVLHPDCALHDTGWGHPEHQGRLPAILSAVYADLPELLEVMLQREPEPAQVEELLRVHTPEHVERVQRAA; encoded by the coding sequence CTGACCGCCTTCGTGCTCCACCCGGACTGTGCCCTGCACGACACGGGGTGGGGCCACCCGGAGCACCAGGGGCGGCTGCCCGCGATCCTGAGTGCGGTGTACGCCGATCTGCCCGAGCTGCTGGAGGTCATGCTGCAGCGCGAGCCGGAGCCGGCGCAGGTCGAGGAACTGCTGCGGGTACACACGCCCGAGCACGTCGAGCGGGTGCAGCGCGCGGCGG